A part of Arthrobacter dokdonellae genomic DNA contains:
- a CDS encoding AraC-like ligand-binding domain-containing protein translates to MTTSLDTSTPDIADAVHTAVADSFSAWHDLISESFVPLYVRSGDPDHFRGQLRSRLLDELSIVEVTAMGHSVHRTPSLIALSDRLYYKLNLQLAGTGILVQDNREAVLRPGDLAVYDTHRPYTLGFESDFRTLVLMFPHDALDLPAGSVAGLTATRMAADEGLGRMISPFMTQLAENLEVLSGPSGHRLAHNTVDLLSTMFASELDRRPDNTAHPHAELLGRIRRFIEANLADPGLSPAGVAAAHFISTRHLHNVFQEAGTTVAQWIRTRRLENCRRELRDPLQGHRAVSTIAARWGFVDAAHFSRIFRDAFGEPPSRYRRPVRG, encoded by the coding sequence ATGACCACCTCCCTCGACACCTCCACACCCGACATTGCCGACGCAGTCCACACCGCCGTCGCCGATTCATTCTCCGCCTGGCACGATCTCATCTCGGAATCATTCGTGCCGCTGTATGTCCGCTCCGGCGACCCCGACCACTTCCGCGGACAGCTGCGCTCCCGCCTCCTGGACGAACTGTCCATTGTGGAGGTCACGGCCATGGGGCACAGCGTCCACCGGACCCCGTCGCTGATCGCACTATCGGACAGGCTGTACTACAAGCTCAACCTCCAGCTGGCCGGCACCGGGATCCTGGTGCAGGACAACCGTGAGGCCGTCCTCCGCCCCGGGGACCTGGCCGTCTATGACACCCACCGCCCCTACACGCTCGGCTTCGAATCCGATTTCCGCACGCTGGTCCTGATGTTCCCGCACGACGCCCTGGACCTGCCGGCCGGTTCCGTGGCCGGGCTGACAGCCACGCGGATGGCCGCCGACGAAGGGCTGGGGCGGATGATCAGCCCCTTCATGACCCAGCTGGCGGAAAATCTAGAGGTCCTTTCCGGCCCCAGCGGGCACCGGCTGGCCCACAACACGGTGGACCTGCTCAGCACCATGTTCGCCTCCGAGCTTGACCGGCGCCCGGACAACACGGCACATCCGCACGCCGAACTTCTGGGCCGGATCCGCCGCTTCATCGAGGCCAACCTGGCCGATCCCGGGCTGTCCCCGGCAGGCGTTGCCGCGGCGCATTTCATCTCCACCCGCCACCTGCACAATGTCTTCCAGGAGGCGGGCACCACCGTGGCGCAGTGGATCCGCACGCGGCGACTGGAGAACTGCCGGCGCGAACTGCGCGATCCCCTGCAGGGCCACCGGGCCGTCAGCACCATTGCGGCCCGCTGGGGCTTTGTCGACGCAGCACACTTCAGCCGCATCTTCCGTGACGCATTTGGCGAGCCGCCCAGCAGATACCGCCGGCCCGTCCGCGGCTAG
- a CDS encoding TetR/AcrR family transcriptional regulator — protein sequence MPKIVDHDQRRLELVDATWRIIARHGIEGATMREIALEAGFANGALKPYFPTKDDLITFAFGHVFNRTNQRIAGTSAGKAGLEALRGFCREVLPLDEDRINEARIVIPFWQKALTDPEKAELHETSMNQWRSALQGHLRQARDRGEVTTAVGDEDIVNQLMSMLLGAQIVAAMSPGEHLPAQLDAALDAYLLLLHP from the coding sequence GTGCCCAAGATTGTGGACCACGACCAGCGCCGCCTTGAGCTGGTGGACGCCACCTGGCGCATCATCGCCCGGCACGGGATCGAGGGCGCCACGATGCGTGAGATTGCCCTCGAGGCCGGCTTCGCCAACGGCGCGCTGAAGCCCTACTTCCCCACGAAGGATGACCTCATCACCTTCGCCTTCGGGCATGTGTTCAACCGGACCAACCAGCGCATCGCCGGCACCTCCGCCGGCAAGGCGGGCCTGGAGGCGCTGCGGGGATTCTGTCGGGAAGTGCTGCCCCTGGACGAGGACCGCATCAACGAGGCCCGGATCGTCATTCCTTTCTGGCAGAAGGCCCTGACCGACCCCGAAAAGGCCGAACTGCACGAAACCTCCATGAACCAGTGGCGCTCCGCACTTCAAGGACACCTCCGCCAGGCGCGGGACCGCGGGGAGGTCACCACCGCCGTGGGCGACGAGGACATCGTCAACCAGCTGATGAGCATGCTGCTCGGGGCCCAGATCGTCGCCGCCATGTCTCCCGGGGAACACCTGCCTGCCCAGCTGGACGCAGCCCTGGACGCCTACCTCCTGCTCCTCCACCCCTAG
- a CDS encoding aldehyde dehydrogenase family protein, giving the protein METYADILTSIAPASGTTRTLLDPATGEPVGEAPVHTVEDLERAVAAAAAAQPAWAALGHAARSSALLRAADAVERSAEALAVLLSREQGKPLNGPNARFEVGACAAWLRATAATELAPETVVDDGETHAELHYRPIGTVGAIGPWNWPMMITVWQIAPALRMGNAVVVKPSEYTPLSVLALAGVINQELPEGLLSVVCGGRDVGARLAEHPAIGKIMFTGSTATGKAIIKSSAGTVKRLTLELGGNDAGIVLPDADPAAIAEDLFWGAFINTGQTCAALKRLYVHDDIYDAVCEALTKVATAMPMGVGLDENNLLGPLQNKAQFDIVSRLVDAARDSGARVLLGGNPQADQPGYFYPTTLVADIENSNPLVAEEQFGPALPIIRYSTVDEAVEMANALDVGLGASVWSSDPAQARAVAARIQAGTVWINKHGAVDPRIPFGGAKQSGYGLEFGVEGLKALGVPQVITG; this is encoded by the coding sequence ATGGAAACGTACGCTGACATCCTCACGTCCATTGCACCGGCCTCCGGGACAACACGGACCCTGCTCGACCCGGCCACGGGCGAGCCCGTCGGGGAAGCCCCCGTGCACACCGTCGAGGACCTGGAACGCGCCGTCGCTGCCGCCGCCGCCGCCCAGCCCGCCTGGGCAGCCCTCGGCCACGCGGCCCGCAGCTCCGCGCTCCTGCGGGCGGCGGACGCCGTCGAACGATCCGCCGAGGCCCTGGCCGTGCTGCTCTCCCGCGAGCAGGGCAAGCCGCTCAACGGCCCCAACGCCCGCTTCGAGGTGGGCGCCTGCGCCGCCTGGCTCCGCGCCACTGCCGCCACCGAACTGGCTCCGGAGACCGTGGTGGACGACGGCGAAACGCACGCCGAACTCCACTACCGGCCCATCGGCACCGTCGGCGCGATCGGCCCGTGGAACTGGCCGATGATGATCACCGTCTGGCAGATCGCCCCGGCACTGCGCATGGGCAACGCCGTCGTCGTCAAGCCCTCCGAATACACGCCGCTGAGCGTGCTGGCGCTGGCCGGCGTGATCAACCAGGAACTGCCCGAGGGCCTGCTCTCGGTGGTCTGCGGCGGCCGGGACGTCGGCGCCCGCCTGGCCGAACACCCCGCGATCGGCAAGATCATGTTCACCGGTTCCACCGCCACCGGAAAGGCCATCATCAAGTCCTCGGCCGGCACGGTCAAGCGCCTGACCCTCGAGCTCGGCGGCAACGACGCCGGAATCGTGCTCCCGGACGCCGATCCGGCGGCCATCGCGGAGGACCTGTTCTGGGGCGCGTTCATCAACACCGGCCAGACCTGCGCCGCCCTCAAGCGCCTCTACGTCCACGACGACATTTACGACGCCGTCTGCGAGGCGCTCACGAAAGTCGCCACCGCGATGCCCATGGGCGTGGGCCTGGACGAGAACAATTTGCTCGGCCCCCTGCAAAACAAGGCCCAGTTCGACATCGTGTCCCGGCTCGTGGACGCGGCCAGGGACTCCGGGGCGCGCGTCCTGCTCGGGGGAAATCCGCAGGCGGACCAGCCAGGCTACTTCTACCCGACCACGCTGGTCGCGGACATCGAGAACAGCAACCCGCTCGTGGCCGAGGAACAGTTCGGCCCCGCCCTGCCGATCATCCGCTACAGCACCGTCGACGAGGCGGTGGAGATGGCCAACGCGCTCGACGTCGGTCTCGGCGCCTCCGTCTGGTCCTCCGACCCGGCCCAGGCCCGCGCCGTCGCCGCCCGCATCCAGGCCGGCACGGTCTGGATCAACAAGCACGGTGCCGTAGACCCCCGCATTCCCTTCGGCGGCGCCAAGCAGTCCGGCTACGGACTTGAATTTGGCGTCGAGGGGCTCAAGGCCCTCGGCGTGCCCCAGGTCATCACCGGCTGA